The sequence TTCCCATGATCTCGGCGTCGTGCGCGCCGTCGCCCACCGCGTCATCCTTCTCGATGCCGGACGGATCGCCGAGAACGGCGGTGCCCGTGTCGTCATCGACGCACCGCAATCGGCCATCGGCAAGGCCCTAGTGGCGGCCGCACCGAGGCTCGACAGAACCCTACAGGATCCATCATGACCGACCCCGAAGCCAGAGCCGAAAAGCTGTCGCGTGAACTCGATTCCGCCTTCCGCAACCGCGCCGATCTCTACCGCCTGTTCCTCGAGGAACTGACCGAAGAGCTGGGTTCTGACAAGGCGGAGGCGATCATGATCCGCGCCATCGAGCAGCGCGGCAAGGAAGTGGCGGCAGCCGCCTTCGCCAGCTTCGGCGCCAACGATGCGCGCGCCATCGGCGAAGCCTTCCTGGCGGTCAGCCCGGATGGCGGCCTGATGTATCCGACCGACGTCGAACGCGGCGATGACCGCATCGCCTTCAAGGTCAAGCGCTGCCCGCTGAAGGACGCCTGGGTCGAGGCCGGCGTCGGCGACGAAAAGCTCGCCACGCTCTGCCGCATCGCCGGCGCCTTCGACCGCGGCCTGTTCGAGGCGACCGGCGTGCGCTTCGACAATGTCACCTGGACGCCCGGCCACGGCTCCGGCTGCTGTCACATCGCGCTGACCAACCGCGATGCCGGCTAGGTAATTCACACCTTAGCCGCCGACCATCAGCTTGACGACCTCGTCATGGTTGGTCTCGGAAATCTTGCGCTCGCCGGCCTGGATGCCACGCCGCAGCACGACGATGCGGTCCGAGACGGCAAAGATGTCCTGCAGATTGTGCGAAATGAAGATCACGCCGCGTCCTTGCGCCTTGAGCTGGTGGATCAGCGAGATCACCTTGCGCTGCTCCGGCACGCCGAGGGCGGCGGTCGGCTCGTCCATTATCAGGATCTGCGCATCCCAATAGACGGCGCGGCCGATGGCGACAGCCTGGCGCTGGCCGCCGGAGAAATTGCTGACCGGAGCCTCGAGCCGGCTGACATGGAAGTCCAACCGCCCCATCGTCGCCTTGGCCGCCTCTGCCATGGCCTTGCGATCGAGCACCGGCAGGAAGCCGAACGCCTTGCGCATCGGTTCGCGGCCAAGGAAGATGTTGGCGCCGATCGACAGATTGTCGGCCAGAGCCAGATCCTGGTAGATCGTCTCGATGCCCTTCTCGCGCGCCTCCTGCGGCGTCGCGAACGTCACCGGCTGGCCCCGCAGCAGGATCTCGCCACCGGTCGGCTGGAACACGCCCGATATCGCCTTGATCAGCGTCGTCTTGCCGGCACCGTTGTCGCCGGCCAGTGCCACCACTTCGCCCGGCCGCACGGCCATGGAGAAGTCGTTGAGCGCACGCACGGCGCCGAAGTGCTTGGAGAGATTGCGGACTTCCAGCAGGGGCGCGTTGTGATTGGTGCTATTCATCCTGACGGGCTCCACTGAACCGGCGCTGCGCCTGGTCGATAAGGACGGAAATGATGATGACGACGCCGACGGCGATGAATTGCCAGAACGGCTCGACATTGACGAAGACCAGCCCGTACTGGATGACCGCGATCACCAGCGCGCCAGCGACCGTGCCGAAGATGGTGCCGGAGCCGCCGAACAGGCTGGCGCCGCCGATCACCACCGCCGCCACGCTGTCGAGCAGCAGGGGTTCGCCGGCCTGTGCGGCGCCCGCCGTGAAGCGCGCGGCATAGAGCGCGCCGCCGAGGCCGGCGCACATCGCCGACAGCACATAGAGCCGCAATATGTGGCCCCTGATGTCGATGCCGGCCCGCCGCGCCGCCTGCACATTGGCGCCGATGGCGTAGTTGTGCTGGCCG comes from Mesorhizobium japonicum MAFF 303099 and encodes:
- a CDS encoding L-2-amino-thiazoline-4-carboxylic acid hydrolase — protein: MTDPEARAEKLSRELDSAFRNRADLYRLFLEELTEELGSDKAEAIMIRAIEQRGKEVAAAAFASFGANDARAIGEAFLAVSPDGGLMYPTDVERGDDRIAFKVKRCPLKDAWVEAGVGDEKLATLCRIAGAFDRGLFEATGVRFDNVTWTPGHGSGCCHIALTNRDAG
- a CDS encoding ATP-binding cassette domain-containing protein; its protein translation is MNSTNHNAPLLEVRNLSKHFGAVRALNDFSMAVRPGEVVALAGDNGAGKTTLIKAISGVFQPTGGEILLRGQPVTFATPQEAREKGIETIYQDLALADNLSIGANIFLGREPMRKAFGFLPVLDRKAMAEAAKATMGRLDFHVSRLEAPVSNFSGGQRQAVAIGRAVYWDAQILIMDEPTAALGVPEQRKVISLIHQLKAQGRGVIFISHNLQDIFAVSDRIVVLRRGIQAGERKISETNHDEVVKLMVGG